The Toxorhynchites rutilus septentrionalis strain SRP chromosome 3, ASM2978413v1, whole genome shotgun sequence genome includes a region encoding these proteins:
- the LOC129774806 gene encoding G protein-activated inward rectifier potassium channel 3 isoform X1 has product MSYAQRKNFTIPVVDIESPDARDDQKLLGSPFEKLSPIIIGGHENGYSQLQNNMKGSPLTPVTPTTPLVYTPRSPSLGRRSRAFRPGTTRKYRKRAILKSGECNITTSKVSQQHIRFLQDIFTTLVDAQWRWTLMVFAFSFIGSWLFFAVIWWLIAFTHGDLEELHLPGNQDEVGWTPCVFNIKSFTSCFLFSIETQHTIGYGVRTTTEECPEAIFIMCFQSIYGVMIQAFMVGIVFAKMTRPKHRTQTLLFSKNAVICQRDGELCFMFRVGDMRKSHIIGASIRAQLIRTRTTKEGEVLAQYQSELDVGADGSTGDLFFIWPQVVVHRINSDSPLYNMSASDLLQDRFEIVVILEGTVESTGQSTQARSSYVNSEILWGHRFEPMVFYNKESQGYEINYSKFDETQQVDTPLCSSRELAEFYKIQDEFRSNDNILDHVSSKTLLEKRWNFKYRSLMDTISQYNLEDETGSLRLGRHPSNRTYLTIQGVPRRQRSYQQLESNLRNLFDTPSPSPPPPPPPPAVKRSPSVTPPPTIDEGVCDIESSTQQNPNDARRDAFNSS; this is encoded by the exons ATGAGTTACGCTCAGAGGAAGAATTTCACCATCCCGGTGGTGGACATCGAGTCGCCGGACGCTCGGGACGATCAGAAGTTACTGGGGAGTCCCTTCGAGAAGCTGTCTCCGATCATAATTGGTGGACATGAGAACGGCTACTCGCAGCTGCAGAACAATATGAAAGGTAGCCCGTTAACACCGGTCACCCCGACGACACCACTCGTTTACACCCCACGATCGCCATCGTTGGGTCGGAG AAGTCGAGCATTCCGGCCGGGAACAACGCGCAAGTACCGCAAGCGGGCGATTCTCAAGAGCGGTGAGTGCAACATCACCACGTCCAAAGTTTCCCAGCAGCACATACGCTTCCTGCAGGACATCTTCACGACGCTGGTGGACGCCCAGTGGCGCTGGACGCTGATGGTGTTCGCCTTCAGCTTCATCGGTTCGTGGTTGTTCTTCGCGGTGATTTGGTGGCTGATAGCGTTCACACACGGTGATCTGGAGGAGCTGCACCTACCGGGTAATCAAG ATGAGGTCGGGTGGACGCCGTGTGTGTTTAACATCAAATCATTCACATCGTGCTTCCTGTTCTCGATCGAAACCCAGCACACGATCGGTTACGGAGTTCGCACAACGACGGAGGAATGTCCGGAGGCGATTTTCATCATGTGTTTCCAATCGATCTACGGTGTAATGATTCAAGCCTTCATGGTGGGAATCGTGTTTGCAAAAATGACCCGGCCGAAGCATCGCACCCAAACGCTGCTGTTCTCGAAGAATGCCGTCATTTGTCAACGCGACGGGGAGTTGTGCTTCATGTTCAGGGTTGGTGATATGCGCAAGAGTCATATCATAGGGGCTAGTATCAGGGCGCAGCTGATTCGAACCAGGACCACGAAAGAGGGCGAGGTTTTGGCACAGTATCAAAGTGAGCTGGACGTGGGTGCGGACGGATCTACGGGAGATTTGTTCTTCATCTGGCCCCAAGTTGTGGTGCACCGTATCAACTCGGACTCGCCGCTCTACAATATGTCCGCGTCGGATTTGCTGCAGGATCGGTTTGAGATTGTGGTCATTTTGGAGGGAACGGTGGAATCGACCGGTCAGTCTACGCAGGCCCGATCGAGTTACGTTAACTCGGAGATTTTGTGGGGACATCGATTCGAACCGATGGTGTTTTACAATAAGGAAAGCCAAGGATATGAAATTAATTACAGTAAGTTCGACGAAACGCAACAGGTTGATACGCCGCTCTGCTCCAGCCGCGAGCTTGCGGAGTTCTACAAAATTCAGGATGAATTCAGAAGCAATG ATAATATTCTCGATCACGTGTCATCGAAAACGCTGCTGGAGAAGCGCTGGAACTTCAAGTACCGCTCCCTGATGGACACCATCAGTCAGTACAATCTGGAGGACGAAACGGGTTCGCTGCGTCTCGGCCGGCATCCCTCGAATCGGACCTACCTGACGATACAGGGCGTCCCGAGGAGACAGCGCTCGTATCAGCAGCTGGAGAGCAATCTGCGAAATTTGTTCGACACTCCGTCGCCTTCaccgccaccaccaccaccaccaccggcTGTGAAGAGGTCCCCGAGTGTTACCCCACCGCCGACCATCGATGAGGGGGTATGTGACATTGAAAGTAGTACCCAACAAAATCCGAATGATGCGAGGAGAGATGCGTTTAATAGCAGTTGA
- the LOC129774806 gene encoding G protein-activated inward rectifier potassium channel 3 isoform X3, producing the protein MSYAQRKNFTIPVVDIESPDARDDQKLLGSPFEKLSPIIIGGHENGYSQLQNNMKGSPLTPVTPTTPLVYTPRSPSLGRRSRAFRPGTTRKYRKRAILKSGECNITTSKVSQQHIRFLQDIFTTLVDAQWRWTLMVFAFSFIGSWLFFAVIWWLIAFTHGDLEELHLPGNQDEVGWTPCVFNIKSFTSCFLFSIETQHTIGYGVRTTTEECPEAIFIMCFQSIYGVMIQAFMVGIVFAKMTRPKHRTQTLLFSKNAVICQRDGELCFMFRVGDMRKSHIIGASIRAQLIRTRTTKEGEVLAQYQSELDVGADGSTGDLFFIWPQVVVHRINSDSPLYNMSASDLLQDRFEIVVILEGTVESTGQSTQARSSYVNSEILWGHRFEPMVFYNKESQGYEINYSKFDETQQVDTPLCSSRELAEFYKIQDEFRSNAEETIQSPA; encoded by the exons ATGAGTTACGCTCAGAGGAAGAATTTCACCATCCCGGTGGTGGACATCGAGTCGCCGGACGCTCGGGACGATCAGAAGTTACTGGGGAGTCCCTTCGAGAAGCTGTCTCCGATCATAATTGGTGGACATGAGAACGGCTACTCGCAGCTGCAGAACAATATGAAAGGTAGCCCGTTAACACCGGTCACCCCGACGACACCACTCGTTTACACCCCACGATCGCCATCGTTGGGTCGGAG AAGTCGAGCATTCCGGCCGGGAACAACGCGCAAGTACCGCAAGCGGGCGATTCTCAAGAGCGGTGAGTGCAACATCACCACGTCCAAAGTTTCCCAGCAGCACATACGCTTCCTGCAGGACATCTTCACGACGCTGGTGGACGCCCAGTGGCGCTGGACGCTGATGGTGTTCGCCTTCAGCTTCATCGGTTCGTGGTTGTTCTTCGCGGTGATTTGGTGGCTGATAGCGTTCACACACGGTGATCTGGAGGAGCTGCACCTACCGGGTAATCAAG ATGAGGTCGGGTGGACGCCGTGTGTGTTTAACATCAAATCATTCACATCGTGCTTCCTGTTCTCGATCGAAACCCAGCACACGATCGGTTACGGAGTTCGCACAACGACGGAGGAATGTCCGGAGGCGATTTTCATCATGTGTTTCCAATCGATCTACGGTGTAATGATTCAAGCCTTCATGGTGGGAATCGTGTTTGCAAAAATGACCCGGCCGAAGCATCGCACCCAAACGCTGCTGTTCTCGAAGAATGCCGTCATTTGTCAACGCGACGGGGAGTTGTGCTTCATGTTCAGGGTTGGTGATATGCGCAAGAGTCATATCATAGGGGCTAGTATCAGGGCGCAGCTGATTCGAACCAGGACCACGAAAGAGGGCGAGGTTTTGGCACAGTATCAAAGTGAGCTGGACGTGGGTGCGGACGGATCTACGGGAGATTTGTTCTTCATCTGGCCCCAAGTTGTGGTGCACCGTATCAACTCGGACTCGCCGCTCTACAATATGTCCGCGTCGGATTTGCTGCAGGATCGGTTTGAGATTGTGGTCATTTTGGAGGGAACGGTGGAATCGACCGGTCAGTCTACGCAGGCCCGATCGAGTTACGTTAACTCGGAGATTTTGTGGGGACATCGATTCGAACCGATGGTGTTTTACAATAAGGAAAGCCAAGGATATGAAATTAATTACAGTAAGTTCGACGAAACGCAACAGGTTGATACGCCGCTCTGCTCCAGCCGCGAGCTTGCGGAGTTCTACAAAATTCAGGATGAATTCAGAAGCAATG CGGAGGAAACAATTCAGTCGCCTGCTTAG